One Bombina bombina isolate aBomBom1 chromosome 5, aBomBom1.pri, whole genome shotgun sequence DNA segment encodes these proteins:
- the LOC128660298 gene encoding uncharacterized protein LOC128660298 isoform X1 translates to MGVTSGMGSSPFGAKETRVEDKLGGLAPTPLRIDRLVRELQAYPIIEDRDVLIEGLSKGFTVPVKGVVAGAMKARNLKSAAELPGVLKEKLGKEVECGRMAGPFAEKRIAELIISPLGVVPKKEEGKYRMIHHLSYPKGRSVNDAIDKAEAAVQYQSFDSAVQLVRNAGRGAMMAKIDIESAFRLLPLNPDSFKLMGCKFEGQFYVDKCLPMGCSISCSFFEKFSTFLHWLAVARQKRDSIVHYLDDFMVVGRAGTDRCECMKKGLIGLFEEMGVPVADKKTEGPCARLAFLGITIDSLKGQCELPEDKVEKAREMIAWMATRKKVTLREMQKTLGVLNFACKVIPIGRIFKRRLEISTRGAKKPEHMIRVTKEMRDDLKVWDQFLQEFNGVRIWQEVAPAVDFELYTDAAGGKGYGAYFQGRWCAGEWPESWKEMGWIKNLVLLELFPIVVAMELWGGELANRTIICWSDNMGVVEIINQLSASSMPVVKYLRYLVLKCLKHNICVRAKHIPGFKNVVADALSRFKWKEFRELAPNARQEGECCPMLLWQIGSG, encoded by the coding sequence ATGGGGGTAACTTCGGGTATGGGAAGCAGTCCTTTCGGAGCCAAGGAAACGCGGGTGGAGGACAAATTGGGGGGATTGGCGCCAACCCCTCTGAGAATAGATAGACTGGTTCGCGAGTTGCAAGCATACCCTATCATAGAGGATAGAGATGTATTAATTGAAGGGTTAAGTAAAGGTTTTACAGTCCCAGTAAAAGGGGTGGTAGCGGGTGCGATGAAAGCTAGAAACCTGAAATCAGCAGCGGAACTCCCGGGGGTACTGAAGGAGAAGCTAGGGAAGGAGGtagaatgtgggaggatggcgggacCATTCGCAGAAAAGCGAATAGCAGAGCTAATTATTTCACCCctgggggtggtgcccaagaaggagGAAGGGAAATATCGCATGATACATCACTTATCATACCCAAAGGGTAGGTCGGTAAATGATGCTATCGATAAAGCAGAGGCAGCGGTGCAGTACCAATCGTTTGACAGCGCAGTGCAGTTGGTAAGGAATGCGGGGAGAGGGGCCATGATGGCAAAAATAGACATTGAATCGGCTTTTCGGCTACTGCCGCTTAATCCTGATAGTTTTAAACTGATGGGGTGCAAATTCGAAGGGCAGTTCTACGTGGATAAATGCCTTCCAATGGGGTGCTCGATATCATGCTCATTTTTCGAgaagtttagcacttttctgcACTGGTTAGCGGTTGCAAGGCAAAAGAGGGACTCAATagtccactacctggatgatttcatgGTAGTAGGGAGGGCGGGCACTGACAGGTGTGAATGCATGAAGAAGGGGCTGATAGGTTTGTTCGAAGAGATGGGAGTCCCGGTGGCAGACAAAAAGACGGAGGGCCCTTGCGCGAGACTCGCTTTCCTAGGCATAACAATAGATTCGCTGAAAGGGCAATGTGAACTACCCGAGGATAAGGTAGAAAAAGCTAGGGAGATGATAGCATGGATGGCAACGCGTAAAAAAGTAACACTAAGGGAGATGCAGAAAACTTTGGGGGTGTTAAACTTTGCATGTAAGGTAATACCAATAGGGAGGATTTTCAAAAGGCGATTGGAAATCAGCACAAGGGGCGCAAAAAAGCCGGAGCATATGATTAGGGTAACAaaggagatgagggacgacctgaaAGTATGGGACCAGTTTTTGCAGGAATTCAATGGGGTGCGCATATGGCAGGAGGTGGCGCCCGCGGTAGATTTCGAGCTATACACGGACGCGGCAGggggaaagggttatggagcatatTTCCAAGGGAGGTGGTGCGCAGGAGAATGGCCAGAGAGCTGGAAGGAAATGGGGTGGATTAAGAATTTGGTGCTGCTGGAACTATTTCCCATAGTGGTGGCCATGGAGCTATGGGGCGGGGAGCTAGCGAATAGGACAATAATATGCTGGTCCGACAACATGGGGGTGGTCGAAATCATCAATCAGCTATCAGCATCATCAATGCCAGTAGTTAAGTACCTAAGGTACTTGGTTCTGAAATgtttaaaacataatatatgtgtCAGGGCCAAGCATATTCCGGGGTTCAAAAACGTAGTTGCTGATGCGCTATCCCGTTTTAAGTGGAAGGAGTTTAGGGAGCTAGCacccaatgccagacaggaaggtgaatgttgccctatgcttctttggcagattggcagcggATAG
- the LOC128660298 gene encoding uncharacterized protein LOC128660298 isoform X2, with product MREAERGRGVRGQDEVRMADSSREGRMVQATGAQEVGRNTNVSMLSPQSTEKEVCPPERAQQQEPTEVPSSNAGENVVVAETTPVRELETGAAKQVAATGAASGDQGAKQDWQRIEGIEELVEKALAPSTWAVYRKYWGQWCKHREEAKGGEEGRFLEWLMALRREGVKKGRLSAVLAGISYCSQLYGGIDWSRKFIVKKIARAWGRGEEKEVDKREPITEVRLQKMIGALEGVCANRDEALIFRTAFLVAFHGAMRIGELLPKNRKIGKGGVETGDVRCGEEAVLILVRRSKTDKEGKGAWLNMAKTGGKLCPVACVKEYLIARRKGGRTFLRHADGSDVTIFQFKSILQRVVKKLGWKEAHIAPHSFRIGAATAAAGRGCSEAQIKKLGRWKSAAYKSYIRVQKE from the exons ATGAGGGAGGCAGAAAGAGGGAGGGGGGTCAGGGGGCAGGACGAGGTAAGAATGGCTGACTCCAGTAGGGAGGGGAGAATGGTACAAGCAACGGGAGCACAGGAAGTAGGAAGGAATACTAATGTTTCTATGTTATCCCCACAGAGCACCGAAAAGGAGGTATGCCCACCGGAACGAGCACAGCAGCAGGAGCCAACGGAAGTACCCAGCAGCAATGCGGGGGAAAATGTTGTGGTAGCAGAAACAACCCCAGTAAGAGAACTGGAAACAGGAGCTGCAAAACAGGTGGCAGCAACTGGTGCAGCAAGCGGTGACCAAGGGGCAAAGCAAG attggcagcggATAGAAGGAATCGAGGAACTGGTCGAAAAAGCCTTGGCACCAAGCACATGGGCAGTGTACAGGAAATATTGGGGACAATGGTGCAAGCATAGGGAGGAGGCGAAAGGAGGGGAGGAAGGAAGATTTTTAGAATGGTTGATGGCGCTGCGGAGAGAAGGTGTAAAGAAGGGGAGATTGAGCGCAGTGTTAGCAGGGATTTCATACTGTTCGCAGCTATACGGGGGAATAGATTGGTCCAGGAAGTTTATAGTAAAGAAAATCGCAAGGGCatggggaagaggggaagagaaGGAAGTGGATAAAAGGGAACCAATAACTGAGGTTAGATTACAGAAAATGATAGGGGCACTAGAAGGGGTATGTGCAAACAGGGACGAGGCGCTTATTTTCAGAACGGCTTTTTTAGTAGCATTTCACGGAGcaatgaggataggggagctgttaccaaaaaacagaaaaataggtAAAGGGGGTGTAGAGACAGGGGATGTCAGATGTGGGGAAGAAGCTGTGCTAATATTGGTAAGACGATCTAAAACAGACAAGGAAGGAAAAGGGGCATGGCTAAATATGGCTAAAACAGGGGGGAAACTGTGTCCGGTGGCCTGTGTTAAAGAATACCTGATAGCAAGGAGGAAAGGGGGCCGCACATTTCTGAGGCATGCAGACGGTTCGGATGTAACAATCTTCCAGTTTAAAAGCATATTACAAAGGGTGGTTAAGAAATTGGGGTGGAAAGAGGCACACATTGCGCCGCATTCATTCAGAATAGGAGCAGCGACCGCCGCAGCGGGTAGGGGTTGTTCAGAGGCACAAATTAAGAAATTAGGGAGATGGAAATCTGCAGCGTACAAATCTTACATAAGAGTGCAAAAGGAGTAA